A genomic window from Streptomyces mirabilis includes:
- a CDS encoding extracellular solute-binding protein — MCDASVGQHLHLFSRRRFLAASAATGLGAAALSACGSSDSGNSSGKTTIEWWNITTTQPAKKLWAQRAKDFEAAHPDVKVKVVTLENEAYKSKMTALTTSGKLPDVFHTWGGGVLKQQIDAGLVEDLTDKTASWTKDYVPASLAAYQFDKKTYAVPFDIGMVGFWYNKALFKKAKIDTPPTTWSGYLDTIKALKSAGITPIALAGKEKWPGMYYWAYLSMRVAGLEAMQKAATDADFTGEGFVTAGQHLKDLVALEPFQKGFLGGAYSDPNGEAALMGNGKAAMELMGQWAPTVEKDSGKGIGDDLGFFSFPSVEGGKGALTEVFGGGGGHAVRKGAPDAAVEFLKFFAEKQFAETLVKETGLIPVSKDARPALTDPNLTAVSDALNNATGFQLYLDQAYAPAVGQEINDSVAALIAGSKSPEQVTRSVTQVAKSEKS, encoded by the coding sequence GTGTGCGATGCGAGCGTTGGGCAACACCTACACCTCTTCTCCCGCCGGAGGTTCCTGGCGGCATCCGCGGCGACCGGACTGGGGGCGGCCGCCCTGAGTGCGTGCGGTTCCTCCGACAGCGGGAACAGTTCGGGCAAGACCACGATCGAGTGGTGGAACATCACCACCACCCAGCCCGCGAAGAAGCTGTGGGCCCAGCGCGCCAAGGACTTCGAGGCCGCGCACCCGGACGTGAAGGTCAAGGTCGTCACGCTGGAGAACGAGGCGTACAAGTCGAAGATGACCGCGCTGACCACCTCCGGGAAGCTTCCGGACGTCTTCCACACCTGGGGCGGCGGGGTCCTCAAGCAGCAGATCGACGCGGGTCTGGTCGAGGACCTGACCGACAAGACCGCCTCCTGGACGAAGGACTATGTGCCCGCCTCGCTGGCGGCCTACCAGTTCGACAAGAAGACGTACGCGGTCCCGTTCGACATCGGCATGGTCGGCTTCTGGTACAACAAGGCGCTCTTCAAGAAGGCCAAGATCGACACCCCGCCCACCACCTGGTCCGGCTATCTCGACACCATCAAGGCCCTCAAGAGCGCCGGAATCACGCCCATCGCGCTGGCCGGCAAGGAGAAGTGGCCCGGCATGTACTACTGGGCGTATCTGTCGATGCGCGTCGCCGGACTGGAGGCGATGCAGAAGGCGGCCACCGACGCCGACTTCACCGGCGAGGGGTTCGTCACGGCCGGCCAGCACCTCAAGGACCTCGTCGCGCTCGAACCCTTCCAGAAGGGTTTCCTCGGCGGGGCCTACTCCGACCCCAACGGTGAGGCGGCCCTGATGGGCAACGGCAAGGCGGCCATGGAACTGATGGGCCAGTGGGCGCCGACCGTCGAGAAGGACTCGGGCAAGGGCATCGGCGACGACCTGGGCTTCTTCTCCTTTCCCTCCGTGGAGGGCGGAAAGGGCGCGCTCACCGAGGTGTTCGGCGGGGGCGGCGGCCACGCGGTGCGCAAGGGGGCGCCGGACGCGGCGGTGGAGTTCCTGAAGTTCTTCGCGGAGAAGCAGTTCGCCGAGACCCTCGTCAAGGAGACCGGCCTGATACCGGTGTCCAAGGACGCGCGCCCCGCGCTGACCGACCCCAACCTCACCGCCGTGTCGGACGCCCTGAACAACGCCACCGGCTTCCAGCTCTACCTCGACCAGGCGTACGCCCCCGCCGTCGGCCAGGAGATCAACGACAGCGTCGCCGCGCTCATCGCCGGCTCCAAGTCACCCGAGCAGGTCACCCGTTCGGTGACCCAGGTCGCCAAGAGCGAGAAGAGCTAG
- a CDS encoding carbohydrate ABC transporter permease, translated as MTHSTSTSTASTYVPDRGKSTGVTAVSPGGGPRRPVLRRVRDWFAAFVFTVPALALFGMLVLLPMGYAFYISFFNWGGFGSPTDSVGFDNYTRLFQDPVFLGDLWRGVLLVAFSLVLQLPFALAMAVLLNQRLRGRAVYRMLFFAPYILSEVITGVLFSMIFAPGDGLADKVLGAVGLDGLGGLWFAGQNTVLPTLFLVMTWKYFGFHMMLYLAGLQGIPAELHEAARIDGAGGWQRFRHVTLPLLAPTLRISVFLSVIGAIQLFDLVWVISAGGPDHHSETMVISMFQYGFKRYQMGYASAISVAMFLISLVFALAYQRFVLRRDTEGAITTMRANR; from the coding sequence ATGACGCACTCGACCTCGACCTCGACCGCGTCGACGTATGTGCCCGATCGCGGCAAGTCGACCGGCGTGACGGCCGTTTCACCGGGCGGGGGGCCCCGCCGTCCCGTCCTGCGGCGCGTGCGCGACTGGTTCGCGGCCTTCGTCTTCACGGTCCCGGCGCTCGCCCTGTTCGGGATGCTCGTCCTCCTGCCGATGGGCTACGCCTTCTACATCAGCTTCTTCAACTGGGGCGGATTCGGCTCGCCCACCGACTCCGTGGGGTTCGACAACTACACCCGGCTCTTCCAGGACCCGGTGTTCCTCGGGGACCTGTGGCGCGGCGTCCTGCTCGTCGCCTTCTCCCTCGTCCTCCAGCTGCCGTTCGCGCTCGCCATGGCCGTGCTGCTCAACCAGAGACTGCGCGGCCGGGCCGTCTACCGGATGCTGTTCTTCGCGCCGTACATCCTGTCCGAGGTCATCACCGGCGTGCTGTTCAGCATGATCTTCGCGCCGGGCGACGGACTCGCCGACAAGGTCCTCGGCGCGGTCGGTCTCGACGGCCTGGGCGGGCTCTGGTTCGCGGGCCAGAACACCGTCCTGCCCACCCTCTTCCTGGTCATGACCTGGAAGTACTTCGGCTTCCACATGATGCTCTACCTGGCAGGCCTTCAGGGCATCCCGGCGGAGCTGCACGAGGCGGCACGCATCGACGGCGCCGGCGGCTGGCAGCGCTTCCGCCACGTCACGCTCCCGCTGCTCGCGCCGACCCTGCGGATCAGCGTGTTCCTGTCCGTGATCGGCGCCATCCAGCTCTTCGACCTGGTGTGGGTGATCTCCGCGGGCGGTCCCGACCACCACTCCGAGACCATGGTCATCAGCATGTTCCAGTACGGCTTCAAGCGCTACCAGATGGGCTACGCCAGCGCGATCAGCGTGGCGATGTTCCTGATCAGTCTCGTCTTCGCCCTCGCCTACCAGCGTTTCGTGCTGCGCCGCGACACCGAAGGAGCCATCACCACCATGCGAGCCAACCGATGA
- a CDS encoding carbohydrate ABC transporter permease produces the protein MSAVVKSAVVKNTVPKSVVRRRRLRTLPVYVILWLVGAVMVTPLLYALVSGFKSTDQLSSNTFGLPHPWVTSNYTSLLASGPFWRSVGSSTLIAVATALLTVGASALAAYALARFAFRGREVLFTVFTMGLMFPFAVAILPLFILLRTFGLLDNPWGVILPQAAFGLPMTIVILRGFFREIPGELEEAATLDGCSPFGFFWRILLPLARPALGTVSVLAIVGSWNNFLLPLLVFSEPTWWTVPVGIQQFQGQYASDVARIFAYLVLAMAPALAFYAVAERQLIGGITLGATKG, from the coding sequence ATGAGCGCGGTCGTGAAGAGCGCGGTCGTGAAGAACACGGTCCCCAAGAGCGTCGTACGCCGTCGCAGGCTGCGCACGCTGCCCGTGTACGTGATCCTGTGGCTGGTCGGCGCGGTCATGGTGACCCCACTGCTGTACGCCCTGGTCTCCGGCTTCAAGTCCACCGACCAGCTCTCCAGCAACACCTTCGGCCTTCCCCACCCCTGGGTGACCTCGAACTACACCTCGCTGCTCGCCTCGGGACCGTTCTGGCGGTCCGTCGGCAGCAGCACCCTCATCGCGGTCGCCACCGCCCTGCTGACCGTGGGGGCGTCGGCGCTCGCCGCCTACGCGCTCGCCCGGTTCGCCTTCCGGGGCAGGGAAGTGCTCTTCACCGTCTTCACCATGGGGCTGATGTTCCCCTTCGCGGTGGCGATCCTGCCGCTGTTCATCCTGCTGCGCACCTTCGGGCTGCTGGACAACCCCTGGGGTGTGATCCTGCCCCAGGCCGCGTTCGGCCTGCCCATGACGATCGTCATCCTGCGCGGCTTCTTCCGGGAGATCCCCGGCGAACTGGAGGAGGCCGCCACCCTCGACGGCTGCTCCCCGTTCGGCTTCTTCTGGCGCATCCTGCTGCCGCTGGCCCGTCCGGCGCTCGGCACCGTCTCCGTCCTCGCCATCGTGGGCAGCTGGAACAACTTCCTGCTCCCCCTGCTCGTCTTCAGCGAACCCACCTGGTGGACCGTCCCTGTCGGCATCCAACAGTTCCAGGGCCAGTACGCCTCCGACGTGGCCCGCATCTTCGCCTATCTGGTCCTCGCCATGGCGCCCGCCCTGGCCTTCTACGCGGTCGCCGAACGACAGCTGATCGGCGGCATCACGCTCGGCGCGACCAAGGGCTGA
- a CDS encoding beta-glucosidase yields the protein MTDPWQDPALPAGVRAADLLARMTTEEKVAQLYSVWPGSNQTPGGDMAPLQHALSEDIDLTRLLPHGLGQLTRPFGTAPVDPAEGAARLAALQERIRSANRFRLPALAHEECLTGFTAWRATVFPTPLAWGASFDPALVKEMAAAIGASMRSVGVHQGLAPVLDVVRDPRWGRTEESIGEDPYLVATVGTAYVQGLESAGVVATLKHFAGYSASRGARNHAPASLGPRELADVILPPFEMAVREGGARSVMASYNDLDGLPAHAHRRLLTELLREEWRFTGTVVADYFGVSLLESAHGLTDSPSGAAALALAAGVDVELPAVRCYGSGPLDEEFVDRAALRVLTQKCELGLLDPDWAPPADSSSADLDPPHMRALARQLAEESVVLLANGGTLPLAPGVRRIAVLGPLADDPAAMLGCYTFPRHVLLDHPEVEMGVDVPTLLEALRAELPDVEFTDDPVAADVCVVAVGDRSGLFGRGTSGEGCDAADLELPEGQGELVDKTLASGIPVVLVLLSGRPYALGRWADRCAAVVQAFFAGQEGGPAVAGVLSGRVNPSGRLPVSVPRERAGQPWTYLAPPLGQLSGASNLDPTPLFAFGHGLSYTTYDWQAPSVDDTAFPTDGETTLRLIVRNTGERAGTEVVQLYLHDPVGKVARPVARLVGYARVPLAAGASAEVHFTVPADLAAYTGPDGDRIVEPGELELRLGASSAEGGVRYAVPVTLTGPERMVGRERRMRCEVRVK from the coding sequence ATGACCGACCCCTGGCAGGACCCTGCTCTGCCCGCAGGCGTCCGCGCCGCCGATCTGCTCGCCCGTATGACCACGGAAGAGAAAGTCGCCCAGCTCTACAGCGTCTGGCCCGGCTCGAACCAGACCCCGGGCGGGGACATGGCGCCGCTGCAGCACGCGCTGTCCGAGGACATCGACCTGACGCGGCTGCTCCCGCACGGGCTCGGCCAGCTGACCCGCCCCTTCGGCACCGCACCGGTCGACCCGGCCGAGGGCGCCGCCCGTCTTGCCGCCCTCCAAGAGCGCATCCGATCCGCGAACCGCTTTCGGCTGCCGGCGCTCGCCCACGAGGAGTGCCTCACCGGGTTCACGGCCTGGCGGGCGACGGTCTTCCCGACCCCGCTCGCCTGGGGCGCGAGCTTCGATCCGGCCCTGGTGAAGGAGATGGCGGCGGCGATCGGCGCCTCGATGCGCTCGGTCGGCGTCCACCAGGGCCTCGCCCCGGTCCTCGACGTCGTACGCGATCCCCGCTGGGGCCGAACGGAGGAGTCGATCGGGGAGGACCCCTACCTCGTGGCGACCGTCGGCACCGCCTATGTCCAGGGCCTGGAGTCGGCGGGTGTCGTCGCCACCCTCAAGCACTTCGCCGGCTACTCGGCCTCCCGAGGCGCCCGCAACCACGCGCCCGCCTCGCTCGGCCCGCGCGAACTCGCGGACGTCATCCTGCCGCCGTTCGAGATGGCCGTACGGGAGGGCGGGGCGCGCTCGGTGATGGCCTCGTACAACGACCTCGACGGACTGCCCGCCCACGCTCACCGTCGACTGCTGACCGAACTCCTGCGGGAGGAATGGCGGTTCACCGGCACGGTCGTGGCCGACTACTTCGGGGTGTCCCTCCTGGAGTCCGCGCACGGGCTCACCGACTCACCTTCGGGGGCGGCCGCGCTCGCGCTCGCGGCGGGCGTGGACGTCGAGCTGCCCGCCGTGCGCTGCTACGGCTCCGGGCCCCTCGACGAGGAGTTCGTGGACCGGGCCGCGCTGCGGGTGCTGACGCAGAAGTGCGAACTGGGGCTGCTGGACCCCGACTGGGCGCCGCCCGCCGACTCCTCTTCCGCCGATCTCGATCCGCCGCACATGCGGGCGCTGGCCCGGCAGCTGGCGGAGGAGTCGGTCGTCCTGCTGGCCAACGGGGGTACGTTGCCGCTGGCGCCCGGGGTGCGGCGGATCGCCGTGCTCGGTCCGCTCGCCGACGATCCCGCGGCCATGCTCGGCTGCTACACCTTCCCCCGTCATGTCCTCCTCGACCACCCCGAGGTCGAGATGGGGGTGGACGTGCCGACGCTGCTGGAGGCGCTGCGCGCCGAACTGCCGGACGTGGAGTTCACGGACGATCCGGTGGCCGCCGACGTGTGTGTGGTCGCGGTCGGCGACCGCTCGGGACTGTTCGGGCGGGGCACCTCGGGCGAGGGGTGCGACGCGGCCGACCTCGAACTGCCCGAGGGGCAGGGAGAGCTGGTCGACAAGACGCTGGCCTCCGGCATACCGGTCGTGCTGGTGCTGCTGTCGGGGCGGCCGTACGCGCTCGGGCGCTGGGCGGACCGGTGCGCGGCGGTGGTGCAGGCGTTCTTCGCGGGACAGGAGGGAGGTCCCGCGGTGGCCGGGGTGCTGTCCGGGCGGGTGAACCCGTCGGGGCGGCTCCCGGTGAGCGTGCCGCGGGAGCGGGCCGGACAGCCGTGGACGTATCTCGCGCCGCCGCTCGGACAGCTCAGCGGGGCCAGCAACCTCGACCCGACGCCGCTGTTCGCCTTCGGACACGGGCTGTCGTACACGACGTACGACTGGCAGGCGCCGTCGGTCGACGACACCGCGTTCCCGACGGACGGCGAGACGACCCTGCGGCTGATCGTCCGCAACACGGGGGAGCGGGCCGGTACCGAGGTCGTGCAGCTCTATCTCCACGACCCGGTCGGCAAGGTGGCGCGTCCGGTGGCCCGGCTGGTGGGCTACGCGCGGGTGCCGCTGGCGGCGGGCGCGTCGGCGGAGGTCCACTTCACGGTCCCGGCGGACCTGGCCGCGTACACCGGCCCGGACGGCGACCGGATCGTCGAACCGGGGGAGCTGGAGCTGCGGTTGGGGGCGTCCAGTGCCGAGGGCGGGGTGCGGTACGCGGTGCCGGTGACGCTGACCGGGCCCGAGCGGATGGTGGGCCGGGAGCGGCGGATGCGGTGCGAGGTGCGCGTGAAGTGA